From Anopheles arabiensis isolate DONGOLA chromosome 3, AaraD3, whole genome shotgun sequence, a single genomic window includes:
- the LOC120904674 gene encoding transcription factor SPT20 homolog isoform X5, translating to MRRRSRMKVLKILQSFSQGTFIAFLLLFFGVNCMGEPGYLDFDNLPETNFTCAGKVIGGYYADLEASCQMFHVCTIGQGDEPMDIKFLCLNGTVFDQETRVCERVDEVDCSKSEKFYYLNLELYGNTIIPSPDDGSSEEESEGSDSSSTTSTTTTTTTTTTTTTPKPPATTTPSRRFVFNNGNSKGFTQPISSSTIATPTHAFSSTSGKPPSDEEDYEYEDEEYPDDSKSADQDSVVVPALEEGGSFSPQQFTLQQQQQGNQPKTEPPTKAGGVKPAVSFQQQHFQNGGTLAVTNSHVTVTTHTTSNGGGVSGGPPSSNGDNGGATPPAGSGTKPKAQPSQPPLTHKQKQQLEHQRRQQQEQLLQQQAITKQHEELQKRQQEAAVKQQQKALQQQQKQVQQHEAEIKNHQALLLLHTQKINRQQQKQQNVASSAAPPATQRLPFATGAGASGFGSNQQQQQQQQQQQTQAPKRIPLLASSSPLALPSPASPLTPFRLRAQGFKLPQSVAPQMSPQQRQDILRQQQQQQQQQHHQHHHQQQQQEERFEGYRRQPPPQYPVRFQVPLHLPFEQQLRNQKDISLQFDPDVEDLTQIPQHKELKRSDPPFHQHHGKGTTTASKEQTPIATGERKADSGHQSQAEQEQQQDPVVEYEYDEDYSSEADESEQGNPTLDSVKSNTNSEFVIAKNASPGKTGEDRYQKEHGTAVSRSDSERTNTNPSANSSSSNRVTSNKSSSSSSNSGSSVSSNDRSSKKLPSGGGGGTVTTSNTSRFIINNEHHKSSSSSPPRVQPSARVGVSPVTPGHPKVIVTTSTSIRDNHGRTINYSITSNGGSISSTAASTPSQPGTTVRPKPGTVKGYDEYKESDVLSDPFYLDVPRHRTRTRRSLRNVGSTGSRRKRYILLVPRFM from the exons ATGCGGCGACGATCCAGAATGAAGGTTCTAAAGATACTGCAGTCCTTTTCGCAAG GGACGTTCATAgcgtttttgctgcttttcttcGGCGTGAACTGTATGGGTGAACCGGGG TACCTTGACTTTGATAATCTTCCGGAGACTAATTTTACCTGCGCCGGCAAAGTGATCGGAGGATACTATGCCGATCTGGAAGCGTCCTGCCAGATGTTTCACGTGTGCACCATCGGGCAGGGGGACGAGCCGATGGACATCAAGTTCCTGTGCCTGAACGGGACGGTGTTCGACCAGGAGACGCGCGTTTGCGAGCGCGTCGACGAGGTCGATTGCTCCAAGTCGGAGAAGTTTTACTATCTCAATCTGGAGCTGTACGGTAACACCATCATACCTTCACCAGATG ATGGCAGCTCGGAGGAAGAGAGCGAAGGAAGCGATTCCTCATCTACCACCAGCACGACGACTACAACTACTACCACGACGACCACCACTACGCCCAAGCCGCCAGCGACGACCACCCCATCCAGACGGTTCGTTTTCAACAACGGCAACAGCAAGGGCTTCACACAGCCCATCTCATCCTCCACGATCGCGACACCGACGCACGCGTTCTCGAGCACCTCCGGCAAACCCCCGTCGGACGAGGAGGACTACGAGTATGAGGACGAGGAGTACCCGGACGACAGCAAGTCCGCCGATCAGGATTCGGTCGTCGTGCCCGCCCTGGAGGAAGGCGGCAGCTTCTCGCCGCAGCAGTTCAcgctgcagcaacagcagcagggcaATCAACCAAAAACGGAACCGCCAACCAAAGCCGGTGGCGTCAAGCCGGCCGTttccttccagcagcagcacttccAGAACGGGGGCACGCTGGCCGTTACAAACTCGCACGTGACGGTCACCACCCACACCACGAGCAATGGTGGAGGTGTCAGCGGCGGTCCACCTTCTAGTAACGGTGATAATGGTGGAGCTACACCGCCCGCCGGCAGTGGCACGAAGCCCAAAGCCCAACCGTCGCAACCTCCGctgacacacaaacagaagcaacagcTGGAGCATCAGCGgcgccagcagcaggagcagctaCTCCAACAGCAAGCCATCACCAAGCAGCACGAGGAGCTGCAGAAACGCCAACAGGAGGCGGCcgtcaagcagcagcagaaagcactgcagcagcagcagaagcaggtcCAGCAGCACGAAGCCGAGATCAAGAACCATCAGGCACTGTTACTACTGCACACGCAGAAGATTAACcgacagcagcagaagcaacagAATGTAGCCTCGTCCGCAGCACCACCCGCCACGCAGCGTTTACCGTTCGCGACCGGGGCTGGTGCGAGCGGATTTGGATCgaatcagcaacagcagcagcagcagcagcagcaacaaacacaagCACCAAAGAGAATACCGCTGCTTGCCTCATCGTCACCGCTAGCGCTGCCTTCGCCTGCCTCCCCGCTGACACCGTTCCGCTTGAGGGCTCAGGGTTTCAAGCTACCACAGTCGGTGGCTCCTCAAATGTCACCCCAGCAGCGGCAGGATATACTacgccagcaacagcaacagcagcagcagcaacaccatcaacatcatcaccagcagcagcagcaggaggaacGCTTCGAAGGATACCGAAGACAACCACCGCCTCAG TATCCGGTTCGTTTTCAGGTACCGCTGCATCTACCcttcgagcagcagctgcgcAATCAGAAGGACATCTCGCTACAGTTCGACCCGGACGTAGAGGATCTGACGCAGATCCCCCAGCACAAGGAGCTGAAGCGTTCGGATCCACCCTTCCACCAGCATCACGGCAAGGGGACGACGACGGCCAGCAAGGAGCAAACGCCGATCGCCACCGGTGAGCGTAAGGCGGACAGTGGACACCAATCGCAAGCTGAGCAGGAGCAACAGCAGGACCCGGTGGTAGAGTACGAGTATGACGAGGATTACAGTTCCGAGGCGGATGAGTCGGAGCAGGGCAATCCTACCCTAGATAGCGTTAAGTCAAACACCAATAGTGAATTTGTTATCGCCAAGAATGCATCGCCCGGCAAGACGGGTGAGGATCGCTACCAGAAGGAGCACGGCACGGCCGTGTCGAGAAGTGATAGCGAGCGAACTAATACTAATCCTAGCGCAAATAGTTCTAGCAGTAATAGAGTGACTAGTAATAagagtagtagcagcagcagtaatagTGGTAGTAGCGTTAGTAGTAACGATCGTAGCTCTAAGAAACTCCCGAgcggaggaggtggtggtaccgtcaccaccagcaacactAGTAGGTTTATCATCAACAATGAGCACcacaagagcagcagcagttcgccACCGCGCGTCCAGCCGTCGGCCCGGGTCGGTGTTTCGCCGGTAACGCCCGGCCATCCGAAGGTGATCGTCACCACCAGTACCTCCATCCGGGACAATCACGGCCGTACGATCAACTACTCGATCACGAGCAATGGTGGTTCCATCTCGAGCACTGCCGCCAGCACGCCATCGCAGCCCGGCACAACAGTGCGTCCGAAGCCGGGCACGGTCAAGGGGTACGACGAGTACAAGGAGAGTGACGTACTGAGCGATCCGTTCTATCTGGACGTGCCGCGCCATCGTACCCGTACTAGGCGATCGTTAAGGAACGTGGGATCAACGGGTTCGCGCCGGAAGCGCTACATACTGCTCGTTCCTCGTTTCATGTAG
- the LOC120904674 gene encoding transcription factor SPT20 homolog isoform X4 translates to MRPLKMRRRSRMKVLKILQSFSQGTFIAFLLLFFGVNCMGEPGYLDFDNLPETNFTCAGKVIGGYYADLEASCQMFHVCTIGQGDEPMDIKFLCLNGTVFDQETRVCERVDEVDCSKSEKFYYLNLELYGNTIIPSPDDGSSEEESEGSDSSSTTSTTTTTTTTTTTTTPKPPATTTPSRRFVFNNGNSKGFTQPISSSTIATPTHAFSSTSGKPPSDEEDYEYEDEEYPDDSKSADQDSVVVPALEEGGSFSPQQFTLQQQQQGNQPKTEPPTKAGGVKPAVSFQQQHFQNGGTLAVTNSHVTVTTHTTSNGGGVSGGPPSSNGDNGGATPPAGSGTKPKAQPSQPPLTHKQKQQLEHQRRQQQEQLLQQQAITKQHEELQKRQQEAAVKQQQKALQQQQKQVQQHEAEIKNHQALLLLHTQKINRQQQKQQNVASSAAPPATQRLPFATGAGASGFGSNQQQQQQQQQQQTQAPKRIPLLASSSPLALPSPASPLTPFRLRAQGFKLPQSVAPQMSPQQRQDILRQQQQQQQQQHHQHHHQQQQQEERFEGYRRQPPPQYPVRFQVPLHLPFEQQLRNQKDISLQFDPDVEDLTQIPQHKELKRSDPPFHQHHGKGTTTASKEQTPIATGERKADSGHQSQAEQEQQQDPVVEYEYDEDYSSEADESEQGNPTLDSVKSNTNSEFVIAKNASPGKTGEDRYQKEHGTAVSRSDSERTNTNPSANSSSSNRVTSNKSSSSSSNSGSSVSSNDRSSKKLPSGGGGGTVTTSNTSRFIINNEHHKSSSSSPPRVQPSARVGVSPVTPGHPKVIVTTSTSIRDNHGRTINYSITSNGGSISSTAASTPSQPGTTVRPKPGTVKGYDEYKESDVLSDPFYLDVPRHRTRTRRSLRNVGSTGSRRKRYILLVPRFM, encoded by the exons ATGCGGCGACGATCCAGAATGAAGGTTCTAAAGATACTGCAGTCCTTTTCGCAAG GGACGTTCATAgcgtttttgctgcttttcttcGGCGTGAACTGTATGGGTGAACCGGGG TACCTTGACTTTGATAATCTTCCGGAGACTAATTTTACCTGCGCCGGCAAAGTGATCGGAGGATACTATGCCGATCTGGAAGCGTCCTGCCAGATGTTTCACGTGTGCACCATCGGGCAGGGGGACGAGCCGATGGACATCAAGTTCCTGTGCCTGAACGGGACGGTGTTCGACCAGGAGACGCGCGTTTGCGAGCGCGTCGACGAGGTCGATTGCTCCAAGTCGGAGAAGTTTTACTATCTCAATCTGGAGCTGTACGGTAACACCATCATACCTTCACCAGATG ATGGCAGCTCGGAGGAAGAGAGCGAAGGAAGCGATTCCTCATCTACCACCAGCACGACGACTACAACTACTACCACGACGACCACCACTACGCCCAAGCCGCCAGCGACGACCACCCCATCCAGACGGTTCGTTTTCAACAACGGCAACAGCAAGGGCTTCACACAGCCCATCTCATCCTCCACGATCGCGACACCGACGCACGCGTTCTCGAGCACCTCCGGCAAACCCCCGTCGGACGAGGAGGACTACGAGTATGAGGACGAGGAGTACCCGGACGACAGCAAGTCCGCCGATCAGGATTCGGTCGTCGTGCCCGCCCTGGAGGAAGGCGGCAGCTTCTCGCCGCAGCAGTTCAcgctgcagcaacagcagcagggcaATCAACCAAAAACGGAACCGCCAACCAAAGCCGGTGGCGTCAAGCCGGCCGTttccttccagcagcagcacttccAGAACGGGGGCACGCTGGCCGTTACAAACTCGCACGTGACGGTCACCACCCACACCACGAGCAATGGTGGAGGTGTCAGCGGCGGTCCACCTTCTAGTAACGGTGATAATGGTGGAGCTACACCGCCCGCCGGCAGTGGCACGAAGCCCAAAGCCCAACCGTCGCAACCTCCGctgacacacaaacagaagcaacagcTGGAGCATCAGCGgcgccagcagcaggagcagctaCTCCAACAGCAAGCCATCACCAAGCAGCACGAGGAGCTGCAGAAACGCCAACAGGAGGCGGCcgtcaagcagcagcagaaagcactgcagcagcagcagaagcaggtcCAGCAGCACGAAGCCGAGATCAAGAACCATCAGGCACTGTTACTACTGCACACGCAGAAGATTAACcgacagcagcagaagcaacagAATGTAGCCTCGTCCGCAGCACCACCCGCCACGCAGCGTTTACCGTTCGCGACCGGGGCTGGTGCGAGCGGATTTGGATCgaatcagcaacagcagcagcagcagcagcagcaacaaacacaagCACCAAAGAGAATACCGCTGCTTGCCTCATCGTCACCGCTAGCGCTGCCTTCGCCTGCCTCCCCGCTGACACCGTTCCGCTTGAGGGCTCAGGGTTTCAAGCTACCACAGTCGGTGGCTCCTCAAATGTCACCCCAGCAGCGGCAGGATATACTacgccagcaacagcaacagcagcagcagcaacaccatcaacatcatcaccagcagcagcagcaggaggaacGCTTCGAAGGATACCGAAGACAACCACCGCCTCAG TATCCGGTTCGTTTTCAGGTACCGCTGCATCTACCcttcgagcagcagctgcgcAATCAGAAGGACATCTCGCTACAGTTCGACCCGGACGTAGAGGATCTGACGCAGATCCCCCAGCACAAGGAGCTGAAGCGTTCGGATCCACCCTTCCACCAGCATCACGGCAAGGGGACGACGACGGCCAGCAAGGAGCAAACGCCGATCGCCACCGGTGAGCGTAAGGCGGACAGTGGACACCAATCGCAAGCTGAGCAGGAGCAACAGCAGGACCCGGTGGTAGAGTACGAGTATGACGAGGATTACAGTTCCGAGGCGGATGAGTCGGAGCAGGGCAATCCTACCCTAGATAGCGTTAAGTCAAACACCAATAGTGAATTTGTTATCGCCAAGAATGCATCGCCCGGCAAGACGGGTGAGGATCGCTACCAGAAGGAGCACGGCACGGCCGTGTCGAGAAGTGATAGCGAGCGAACTAATACTAATCCTAGCGCAAATAGTTCTAGCAGTAATAGAGTGACTAGTAATAagagtagtagcagcagcagtaatagTGGTAGTAGCGTTAGTAGTAACGATCGTAGCTCTAAGAAACTCCCGAgcggaggaggtggtggtaccgtcaccaccagcaacactAGTAGGTTTATCATCAACAATGAGCACcacaagagcagcagcagttcgccACCGCGCGTCCAGCCGTCGGCCCGGGTCGGTGTTTCGCCGGTAACGCCCGGCCATCCGAAGGTGATCGTCACCACCAGTACCTCCATCCGGGACAATCACGGCCGTACGATCAACTACTCGATCACGAGCAATGGTGGTTCCATCTCGAGCACTGCCGCCAGCACGCCATCGCAGCCCGGCACAACAGTGCGTCCGAAGCCGGGCACGGTCAAGGGGTACGACGAGTACAAGGAGAGTGACGTACTGAGCGATCCGTTCTATCTGGACGTGCCGCGCCATCGTACCCGTACTAGGCGATCGTTAAGGAACGTGGGATCAACGGGTTCGCGCCGGAAGCGCTACATACTGCTCGTTCCTCGTTTCATGTAG